A part of Plasmodium coatneyi strain Hackeri chromosome 8, complete sequence genomic DNA contains:
- a CDS encoding Diacylglycerol o-acyltransferase — MNHENDELKKFKGRPLFENVHRVKQPSLLSHKALDIDLKGFLNLAVILICTVNFRLIVERIKKRGFVINVPPSSEVLKNLPLLVCFVCLSVSLLFSWFIERHVACWLLRQPCGGDEGVGGGKGSSGHFLSEDKNSKMKELTKCEFIDQIGFSRGSDEATNDGSVQSGGKSPSGVRRRGAKKGQEENLEEEGATEEDAPSGDAGGYSFGPFENTHSWSEKSNGWKNFHLSIFLLRCINSIFILLLPYLTVTHYDAEPFFSSILLTISIVWFFKIYSFHQVCYDTRKLYIDKVNLDKIKDPSFEIRYVKNYPHCLKLKDYFTYMLMPTLCFQYTYPRTEKTSWSRVAKYSIEAILLTIIIKIILEQYIFITIENTFTMKEFQSAQLTVKIIHIIERMLKISIGTLYIWLIGFLIVFHHWCNILAEITRFDDRLFYKDWWNASSFAEYWRKWNLPIHYFVHRHINKPLIYYGFNRNFSMIVVFFISALLHEYLISIPLKLGFSGYVFFFFIGQIPLIWLTNNNYFKKRKTTGNAIFWIVFCITGQPLIVFIYYYSWVSRKGILHR; from the coding sequence ATGAATCATGAAAATgacgaattaaaaaaattcaaaggTAGACCTTTATTCGAAAACGTGCACCGAGTGAAGCAGCCGAGTCTCCTTTCCCACAAAGCCCTTGACATTGACCTGAAGGGGTTCCTTAACCTGGCCGTCATATTAATATGTACAGTGAATTTCAGGCTAATCGTGGAGCGTATAAAGAAGCGTGGGTTTGTTATAAATGTGCCCCCCAGTAGTGaagttttgaaaaatttgcCTCTCCTAGTTTGTTTTGTGTGTCTAAGCGTAAGCCTCCTTTTTAGTTGGTTTATAGAAAGGCACGTGGCATGTTGGTTGTTGCGTCAACCGTGTGGTGGTGATGAGGGGGTTGGAGGGGGGAAGGGCTCTTCTGGGCACTTCCTTAGTGAGGataaaaatagtaaaatgAAGGAGTTAACGAAGTGTGAATTTATAGATCAGATAGGTTTTTCCCGTGGGAGTGACGAAGCGACAAACGATGGGAGTGTTCAGAGCGGCGGGAAAAGCCCCTCGGGGGTGAGACGTAGAGGTGCAAAAAAGGGCCAAGAGGAGAATCttgaggaggaaggagcaacagaagaagatGCACCTAGTGGGGATGCAGGAGGATACTCATTTGGTCCGTTTGAGAACACACACAGTTGGAGCGAAAAGTCGAACGGGTGGAAGAATTTCCATCTGTCCATTTTTCTACTAAGGTGTATAAATAGCATTTTCATCCTTCTGTTACCATACTTAACGGTGACTCACTACGACGcagaaccttttttttcgtcgaTCCTACTGACCATATCGATAGTCtggttttttaaaatatattccttccaccaagtATGTTACGACACAAGGAAATTATACATCGATAAGGTGAACCTTGACAAGATAAAGGACCCTTCCTTTGAAATACGATACGTGAAGAATTACCCTCATTGTTTGAAACTGAAGGATTACTTCACCTACATGCTTATGCCAACGTTATGTTTCCAGTACACATACCCAAGGACAGAGAAAACGAGTTGGTCTCGCGTGGCCAAATATTCCATTGAAGCAATTCTACTaacaataattataaaaattattttagagcagtatatttttataacgATAGAAAATACCTTTACGATGAAGGAATTCCAGTCAGCACAACTAACCGTTAAGATCATTCATATAATAGAACGGATGTTAAAGATATCTATAGGAACGCTATACATTTGGCTCATTGGTTTTTTAATCGTATTTCATCACTGGTGTAATATTTTGGCTGAAATTACCCGATTTGACGATAGGCTTTTTTACAAAGACTGGTGGAATGCTAGCTCCTTTGCAGAATATTGGAGGAAGTGGAACCTACCAATCCATTACTTTGTGCACAGACACATTAACAAGCCGCTCATTTACTACGGGTTTAACAGAAACTTTTCCATGATTgttgttttcttcatttctgcTTTGCTACACGAGTATTTAATTAGCATTCCTTTGAAGTTGGGTTTTTCTggatacgttttttttttttttattgggCAAATTCCTCTAATATGGCTAACCAACaacaattattttaaaaagcgcAAGACGACTGGAAATGCCATTTTTTGGATTGTCTTTTGTATCACAGGCCAGCCCCTCATTGTGTTTATTTACTACTACTCCTGGGTCAGTCGCAAGGGCATTCTGCACCGGTGA